One genomic region from Pseudoduganella lutea encodes:
- a CDS encoding acyl-CoA dehydrogenase family protein: MADKAYLDWPFLEARHRALEGELDAWAAAHLGATHGADVDAACRTLVRQLGEAGWLRHAVGGAQYGGTADALDTRALCLIRETLARHDGLADFAFAMQGLGAGAISLFGSAAQKAAWLPRVARGEAIAAFALSEPHAGSDVAAMACTAVREGDHYVLDGEKTWISNGGIADFHTVFARTGEAPGARGISAFIVDAGAPGLSIAERIDVIAPHPLARLRFDGCRIPAGCLVGTAGQGFKVAMATLDVFRTSVAAAALGFARRALDEALARATSRAMFGQVLADFQLTQAKLAQMATGIDAAALLTYRAAWLRDAGSKVTKEAAMAKMTATETAQQVIDAAVQMFGGQGVVSGAVVERLYREIRALRIYEGATEVQQLIIARELLRAAPSKE; the protein is encoded by the coding sequence ATGGCGGACAAGGCATATCTCGACTGGCCGTTCCTGGAAGCGCGGCACCGCGCACTGGAAGGCGAACTGGATGCATGGGCGGCTGCCCACCTGGGCGCAACGCACGGTGCTGATGTGGATGCCGCCTGCCGCACGCTGGTGCGGCAACTGGGCGAGGCGGGCTGGCTGCGGCACGCGGTGGGCGGTGCGCAGTATGGCGGCACCGCCGATGCGCTCGACACCCGCGCGCTGTGCCTGATCCGCGAGACGCTGGCGCGCCACGATGGCCTGGCCGATTTCGCGTTCGCGATGCAGGGGCTCGGCGCCGGTGCGATCAGCCTGTTCGGCAGCGCCGCGCAGAAGGCAGCCTGGCTGCCGCGGGTGGCACGGGGCGAGGCGATCGCGGCGTTCGCGCTGTCCGAACCGCATGCCGGTTCCGACGTGGCGGCGATGGCCTGCACGGCGGTGCGCGAGGGCGACCATTACGTGCTCGATGGCGAAAAGACGTGGATCTCGAATGGCGGCATCGCCGATTTTCATACCGTGTTCGCCCGCACCGGCGAGGCGCCCGGCGCGCGCGGCATCAGCGCGTTCATCGTCGATGCCGGGGCGCCCGGGCTGTCGATCGCCGAACGCATCGACGTGATCGCGCCGCACCCGCTGGCCCGGCTGCGTTTCGACGGTTGTCGCATTCCGGCCGGCTGCCTGGTCGGCACGGCGGGGCAGGGCTTCAAGGTGGCGATGGCCACGCTGGACGTGTTTCGCACGTCGGTTGCCGCCGCCGCGCTGGGCTTCGCACGGCGTGCGCTCGACGAGGCGCTGGCGCGCGCCACGTCACGCGCGATGTTCGGGCAAGTGCTCGCCGACTTCCAGCTGACGCAGGCGAAGCTGGCGCAGATGGCGACCGGCATCGATGCCGCGGCATTGTTGACGTACCGCGCCGCCTGGCTGCGCGATGCGGGCAGCAAGGTCACCAAGGAGGCGGCGATGGCCAAGATGACGGCGACCGAAACGGCGCAGCAGGTCATCGATGCGGCCGTGCAGATGTTCGGCGGCCAGGGCGTGGTCAGTGGTGCAGTCGTGGAGCGGCTGTACCGGGAGATCCGCGCGTTGCGCATCTACGAGGGCGCCACGGAGGTGCAGCAACTGATCATCGCGCGCGAACTGCTGCGCGCGGCGCCATCGAAAGAGTGA
- a CDS encoding bifunctional salicylyl-CoA 5-hydroxylase/oxidoreductase: MNVLCIGGGPAGLYCALLLKKADPARRVVVVERNRPQDTFGWGVVFSDQALDRLLAADAPSAREVIDSFNHWQDIDVFFKGARVRSGGHGFAGIGRKRLLDILQRRCAALGVELVYETEVTDEQALAARHGAGLVIAADGLNSRVRARYADTFAPQAEAQAAVQAESRRCRFVWLGTTKRFDAFTFDFRETAHGWFQAHIYQFDAGTSTFIVEAPETVWRAAGLETMTQQESIAFCERLFADRLDGHRLMSNAAHLRGSAMWSRFPRIACERWVRWETGSTSVPVVLVGDAAHSAHFSIGSGTRLALEDAIALARHIATHGDLRTALDGYEAERSVEVLRLQSAARNSMEWFENVARYAALDAPQFAYAMLARSQRLSHENLRLRDRDYVADYERWFAHRAFGQAGLAPPDDCAIPPMFTPFRVRALVLKNRIVVSPMAQYSAVDGTVGDWHLLHLGARAVGGAALVMAEMTCVSADARITPGCPGLYAPQHTVAWRRVVDAVHAASDAKIGIQLGHAGAKGSTRAMWDGIDQPLEEGNWPLVSASPQQYLEGVSQMAREAGAADMDRIEADFVRATQAADEAGFDWLELHCAHGYLLSSFISPLTNRRTDAHGGSLENRCRFPLRVFTAMRAAWPAHKPMSVRISAHDWVTGGITPDDAVRIGKLFKAAGADLIDCSSGQVSKAEQPVFGRMYQAPFADRVRNEAGIATIAVGAISEADHANGIIAAGRADLCAVGRPHLANPAWTLAEAARIGYRAQPWPKQYLAGKAQLERHLAQAGT; this comes from the coding sequence ATGAACGTGCTGTGCATCGGCGGCGGCCCGGCCGGCCTGTATTGCGCGCTGCTGCTGAAGAAGGCCGACCCGGCGCGCCGCGTGGTCGTCGTCGAGCGCAACCGGCCGCAGGACACGTTTGGCTGGGGTGTCGTGTTTTCCGACCAGGCGCTGGACAGGCTGCTCGCGGCGGACGCGCCGAGCGCACGCGAGGTCATCGACTCGTTCAACCATTGGCAGGACATCGACGTGTTCTTCAAGGGCGCGCGGGTGCGTTCCGGCGGCCATGGGTTTGCCGGTATTGGCCGCAAGCGGCTGCTGGACATCCTGCAGCGGCGCTGCGCGGCGCTGGGCGTGGAACTCGTCTACGAGACGGAAGTCACGGACGAGCAGGCGCTTGCGGCCCGCCACGGTGCCGGCCTGGTGATCGCCGCCGATGGCCTGAACAGCCGCGTGCGCGCGCGGTATGCGGACACCTTCGCGCCGCAGGCCGAGGCGCAGGCCGCGGTGCAAGCTGAATCCCGGCGGTGCCGCTTCGTGTGGCTGGGCACGACGAAGCGGTTCGATGCGTTCACGTTCGACTTCCGCGAGACGGCGCATGGCTGGTTCCAGGCGCACATCTACCAGTTCGATGCCGGCACGTCGACATTCATCGTGGAGGCGCCGGAAACCGTATGGCGCGCCGCCGGCCTGGAAACCATGACGCAGCAGGAATCGATCGCGTTCTGCGAGCGGCTGTTCGCGGATCGCCTCGACGGGCATCGGCTGATGTCGAACGCGGCGCACCTGCGCGGGTCGGCCATGTGGAGCCGGTTCCCCCGCATCGCGTGCGAACGGTGGGTGCGCTGGGAAACTGGATCAACGTCCGTGCCGGTCGTGCTGGTAGGCGATGCGGCGCACTCGGCCCACTTTTCCATCGGTTCCGGCACGCGGCTGGCGCTGGAGGATGCGATCGCGCTGGCACGCCACATTGCCACGCATGGCGACTTGCGCACGGCGCTCGATGGTTATGAAGCGGAGCGTTCGGTCGAGGTTTTGAGGCTGCAGAGCGCGGCGCGCAATTCGATGGAATGGTTTGAAAACGTGGCGCGCTACGCCGCGCTGGACGCGCCGCAATTCGCCTATGCGATGCTGGCGCGCAGCCAGCGGCTGTCGCATGAGAACCTGCGGCTGCGCGACCGTGACTACGTGGCGGACTACGAGCGCTGGTTTGCGCACCGCGCGTTCGGCCAGGCCGGCCTGGCGCCGCCCGACGATTGCGCGATCCCGCCGATGTTCACGCCCTTCCGGGTGCGTGCGCTGGTGCTGAAGAACCGCATCGTGGTGTCACCGATGGCGCAGTACAGCGCTGTCGACGGCACGGTCGGCGACTGGCACCTGCTGCACCTGGGCGCGCGCGCGGTGGGCGGCGCGGCGTTGGTGATGGCGGAAATGACGTGCGTGTCCGCCGATGCGCGGATCACGCCGGGGTGCCCCGGCCTGTATGCGCCGCAGCATACGGTGGCGTGGCGCCGCGTCGTCGATGCCGTGCATGCGGCAAGCGATGCGAAGATCGGCATCCAGCTCGGCCACGCGGGCGCCAAGGGTTCCACGCGCGCGATGTGGGACGGCATCGACCAGCCGCTGGAGGAGGGCAACTGGCCGCTGGTGTCGGCCTCGCCGCAGCAATACCTGGAAGGCGTTTCGCAGATGGCGCGCGAGGCCGGCGCAGCCGACATGGACCGCATCGAAGCCGACTTCGTGCGCGCCACGCAAGCGGCCGACGAGGCCGGTTTCGACTGGCTCGAACTGCATTGCGCGCACGGCTACCTGCTGTCGTCGTTCATCTCGCCGTTGACGAACCGGCGCACCGATGCGCATGGCGGCAGCCTGGAGAACCGCTGCCGTTTTCCGCTGCGCGTGTTCACGGCCATGCGCGCCGCGTGGCCGGCGCACAAGCCGATGAGCGTGCGCATTTCCGCGCACGACTGGGTGACGGGCGGCATCACGCCGGATGACGCGGTGCGGATCGGGAAGCTGTTCAAGGCGGCGGGCGCCGATCTGATCGACTGCTCGTCCGGCCAGGTCAGCAAGGCGGAGCAACCGGTCTTTGGCCGCATGTACCAGGCGCCGTTTGCCGACCGCGTGCGCAACGAGGCCGGTATCGCCACGATCGCCGTGGGCGCGATCTCCGAGGCCGACCATGCCAACGGCATCATCGCCGCCGGCCGTGCCGACCTGTGCGCCGTGGGCCGGCCGCACCTGGCCAACCCGGCGTGGACGCTGGCGGAGGCGGCGCGCATCGGCTACCGCGCGCAGCCATGGCCGAAGCAGTACCTGGCCGGCAAGGCGCAACTCGAACGCCACCTGGCGCAGGCGGGAACCTGA
- a CDS encoding PEP-CTERM sorting domain-containing protein, which produces MRSLAGLLLAVPALLPYSAAQADTSLSVPAFSLGISSYESFFYYSPPPADVPPSISVRSSSQTSTVISLDSFEETLQFEVHGTSSMHPGYLKSTMNLQSNAGYLITGVMFSASVYGVFTPPEVPSFATNVEYGGHHDVAWGGAAISAPGSTVVVPEMYQVTNFWTPVGVSASVFNTAGLGNFDLSLEMWGSVGAGRTYWQAAGIPDVEYKSYGQTEMYYVNPTLTVYTATLPVPEPGTWAMMVAGLLLIGASRRRS; this is translated from the coding sequence ATGCGTTCGCTTGCTGGTCTCTTGCTAGCCGTCCCGGCCCTGTTGCCATACTCTGCTGCTCAGGCTGACACATCGCTTTCGGTGCCAGCGTTCTCGCTTGGCATTTCTTCCTATGAGAGCTTTTTCTATTATTCCCCGCCACCTGCCGATGTGCCCCCTTCGATCAGCGTAAGGTCCAGCAGCCAGACTTCGACCGTTATCAGCCTGGACAGTTTTGAGGAAACGCTTCAGTTCGAAGTCCACGGCACGTCGTCCATGCATCCGGGGTATCTGAAGTCAACAATGAACTTGCAGTCAAACGCTGGTTATCTCATCACTGGCGTGATGTTTTCCGCATCGGTCTATGGCGTCTTTACTCCGCCCGAGGTGCCCAGCTTTGCAACCAATGTTGAGTATGGCGGGCATCATGACGTTGCATGGGGTGGCGCGGCTATTTCCGCGCCTGGAAGTACGGTAGTCGTGCCCGAGATGTATCAGGTGACGAATTTCTGGACGCCGGTTGGCGTGAGTGCGAGCGTGTTCAACACGGCTGGCCTAGGCAACTTTGACCTGTCGCTGGAGATGTGGGGGAGTGTGGGCGCAGGCAGAACTTACTGGCAAGCGGCCGGCATTCCGGATGTCGAGTACAAGTCTTATGGCCAAACGGAAATGTATTACGTAAATCCGACGCTGACCGTGTACACGGCTACGCTGCCTGTACCCGAGCCGGGCACGTGGGCAATGATGGTCGCCGGCCTGCTCCTCATTGGCGCGTCGCGCCGCCGTTCATAA
- a CDS encoding PEP_CTERM-anchored TLD domain-containing protein: MNLIKCVAVSMIAMATLCTGAAARADTTLVNDTDRQQLAGWLGKDTIQLTNIFTKTTGSTAADFHAAADGKGATIVVMEAVTKSGQSFLLGGYNPSAWASSGGYAVTNEDSLRTAFLFNLTSDTIFRQMLSAQHLETLGSYQTLNEAGMGPTFGWGHDLQMAGDLTRGSSLLYSYADASLSNMNLSIADGQAYRGIDDLAFGRVEVYTISAVPEPASLAMLALGLCVMAARAGRKR, translated from the coding sequence ATGAACTTGATTAAATGCGTGGCGGTATCGATGATTGCCATGGCGACTTTGTGCACTGGCGCCGCTGCCAGGGCGGATACCACCCTGGTCAACGACACTGACCGGCAGCAACTTGCGGGCTGGCTCGGTAAAGACACGATTCAACTGACGAATATCTTCACCAAGACGACAGGCAGCACCGCTGCCGATTTCCATGCGGCGGCAGATGGCAAGGGCGCCACGATCGTGGTAATGGAAGCTGTCACGAAGTCCGGTCAGTCGTTCCTGCTTGGCGGCTACAATCCAAGCGCATGGGCCTCCTCCGGCGGCTATGCCGTCACCAATGAAGACAGCCTGCGTACGGCCTTCCTGTTCAACCTGACCTCGGACACGATCTTCCGCCAGATGCTCAGCGCCCAGCATCTTGAAACACTCGGTTCCTACCAGACCCTGAACGAAGCCGGCATGGGTCCCACCTTCGGCTGGGGCCACGACCTGCAGATGGCAGGAGACCTGACCCGCGGTTCATCGCTGCTGTATTCGTATGCTGATGCGAGCCTGTCGAACATGAACTTGAGTATCGCCGATGGCCAGGCATATCGCGGCATCGATGACCTGGCGTTCGGCCGTGTCGAAGTCTATACGATCAGCGCAGTACCGGAGCCGGCTTCATTGGCCATGCTCGCGCTTGGCTTATGCGTTATGGCAGCAAGGGCGGGCCGCAAGCGATGA
- a CDS encoding RidA family protein → MEILQPPGWPRPKGYSNGVAASGRMVFVSGMVGWNASGEFESDDFVAQARQALANIVQVLAEAGARPEHIVRMTWYVVDRAEYLAAQRALGAAYREQIGAHYPAMTAVVVAGLVEARARVEIEATAVVPPQDS, encoded by the coding sequence ATGGAAATCCTGCAACCGCCCGGCTGGCCGCGGCCGAAAGGGTACTCGAACGGTGTCGCCGCCAGCGGACGGATGGTGTTCGTCAGCGGCATGGTCGGGTGGAATGCTTCCGGCGAGTTCGAGAGCGACGATTTCGTGGCGCAGGCCCGCCAGGCGCTGGCCAATATCGTGCAGGTGCTGGCCGAGGCGGGGGCACGGCCAGAGCACATTGTGCGGATGACGTGGTATGTGGTCGACCGCGCCGAGTACCTGGCCGCACAGCGCGCGCTCGGCGCTGCCTACCGCGAGCAGATCGGTGCGCACTACCCCGCCATGACGGCGGTAGTGGTGGCCGGGCTGGTCGAAGCCCGGGCAAGAGTGGAGATCGAGGCGACGGCAGTGGTGCCGCCGCAGGACAGCTGA
- a CDS encoding acyltransferase family protein: MRYGSKGGPQAMIKSFEGARGFAALLVALFHLRIATFIPFIAFGYLFVDLFFVLSGFLICSLYVERLEHKEQFAPFVIRRFGRLFPLLIVSTIAFVLVANLVAFGKNEAVARGLTKFSSGIDAVPYMIPTLAELTSTLTMTHGMGFFDKLILNSVSWSISVEFYTYLLFAGLCLLVPRRLRLPLFGILAIGGYVVTAWATLDRHNCLAAGFCFDITYDFGFARCVSAFFLGAVTWALSRRFGSLTESRRTAMQWVAMVAIMGIFVFADRLPVLTFTCPPVFALLVFSLEKDSGPLARLLKRPIFQLLGERSYSVYMVHPIILLVLAPAQKKLAGGMLLATVTLVLYVVVVVWAAGYSYRWIEAPFRDFFNRVADRLKPRMAKAGSVAREHVKKAPMQASE; encoded by the coding sequence ATGCGTTATGGCAGCAAGGGCGGGCCGCAAGCGATGATCAAGTCTTTCGAGGGCGCGCGCGGCTTCGCCGCGCTGCTGGTCGCCCTGTTCCACCTCCGCATTGCCACGTTCATCCCCTTCATTGCATTTGGCTACCTGTTCGTTGACCTGTTCTTCGTCCTGAGTGGCTTCCTGATCTGCTCCCTGTACGTTGAGCGGCTTGAGCACAAGGAGCAATTCGCACCGTTCGTCATTCGCCGTTTCGGCCGGCTATTCCCGCTGCTGATCGTTTCCACGATTGCGTTTGTACTGGTCGCGAACCTTGTAGCCTTCGGCAAGAACGAAGCAGTCGCACGCGGCTTGACCAAATTCTCGAGCGGCATCGATGCGGTGCCCTACATGATCCCGACGCTTGCCGAGCTGACGTCGACACTGACCATGACGCACGGCATGGGGTTCTTCGACAAACTGATCCTCAATTCCGTCAGCTGGAGCATCAGTGTCGAGTTCTACACTTATCTGCTGTTCGCTGGCCTCTGCCTGCTTGTCCCGCGCCGCCTGCGCCTTCCACTGTTCGGCATCCTTGCAATTGGGGGTTACGTCGTTACCGCCTGGGCCACTCTGGACCGGCACAACTGTCTTGCAGCGGGCTTTTGCTTCGATATTACCTATGACTTCGGGTTTGCTCGTTGCGTGTCAGCATTTTTCCTGGGTGCCGTTACCTGGGCACTCAGCCGCCGGTTCGGGTCGTTGACCGAAAGCCGTCGCACAGCCATGCAGTGGGTGGCAATGGTGGCAATCATGGGCATCTTCGTGTTCGCGGACCGGTTGCCCGTGCTCACATTCACTTGCCCGCCGGTGTTCGCGCTGCTGGTCTTCAGCCTTGAAAAGGACAGCGGGCCTTTGGCCAGGTTATTGAAGCGACCCATTTTCCAGCTGCTCGGCGAGCGATCCTATTCGGTGTATATGGTGCACCCGATCATCCTTCTCGTACTGGCGCCAGCCCAGAAAAAGCTTGCTGGGGGAATGCTCCTCGCCACCGTCACGCTGGTGTTGTATGTGGTAGTCGTGGTTTGGGCAGCCGGCTACAGCTATCGCTGGATCGAAGCACCGTTCCGCGACTTCTTCAACCGGGTTGCCGACCGGCTGAAACCGCGCATGGCGAAGGCGGGAAGCGTCGCCCGTGAGCATGTGAAAAAAGCGCCGATGCAAGCGTCTGAATAG
- a CDS encoding MBOAT family O-acyltransferase — protein MLFNTFAFFLVFLPVSLAAYFLISRKNLRASIVFLLIASVAFYSYSEVEYLPLLALSIICNFIVGNRIVARRESEELAQARRWLIAGLIFNLSLLIFFKYANFIVVNFAAASGLDIPSPQIALPIGISFFTFTQIAYLVDCHQGKVRETRPESYGLFVTYFPHLIAGPILHHKEMIPQFDAPRTHVFGTGRLTVGMAFFTIGLFKKVILADGVARFVAPVFDQHYAELTQLEAWAGALAYTFQLYFDFSAYSDMAYGLSYMFGIILPVNFLSPYRSTSIIEFWRRWHITLSTFLRDYLYIPLGGNRKGPVLRYVNLLITMLLGGLWHGANWTFIVWGALHGFYLIINHALRTVFGEHGGLPRKLAGWVATSLAVIVAWVVFRANTLESALLILQAMLHGTAASSVDAAWLGVDRIMPMTECLWWLAGCTAIVLLLPNAYQLLGRGELPAMEQRLQGPRGGLLIGVLLAVSLLLLAISETRGVSEFLYFNF, from the coding sequence TTGTTATTCAATACATTTGCGTTCTTTCTTGTTTTTCTCCCAGTCTCCCTGGCAGCATATTTCCTGATCTCGCGCAAAAACCTGCGCGCGTCGATCGTTTTCCTGCTGATTGCCTCGGTTGCTTTCTATAGTTATTCGGAAGTGGAATACTTGCCATTGCTGGCATTGTCCATTATCTGTAATTTCATTGTTGGCAACCGCATCGTGGCAAGGCGTGAAAGCGAAGAGCTCGCCCAGGCACGACGATGGCTTATTGCCGGGCTGATTTTCAATCTGTCCCTGCTGATTTTCTTCAAATACGCGAATTTCATCGTCGTGAATTTTGCGGCGGCATCCGGTTTGGATATTCCGTCACCGCAAATTGCGCTGCCGATCGGCATCTCGTTCTTTACGTTCACCCAGATTGCATACCTGGTCGATTGCCATCAGGGCAAGGTGCGTGAAACACGGCCGGAAAGCTACGGCCTGTTCGTGACGTATTTCCCGCACCTGATCGCTGGCCCGATCTTGCACCACAAGGAAATGATTCCGCAGTTCGATGCGCCGCGAACCCATGTGTTCGGGACAGGCAGGCTGACGGTTGGCATGGCATTCTTCACGATAGGGCTGTTCAAGAAAGTCATTCTTGCGGACGGCGTGGCACGCTTCGTTGCGCCCGTATTTGACCAGCATTACGCGGAATTGACGCAACTCGAGGCGTGGGCGGGCGCATTGGCCTATACCTTCCAGCTGTATTTCGATTTCTCCGCTTATTCGGACATGGCATACGGTTTGTCCTATATGTTCGGCATTATCTTGCCTGTCAACTTCCTGTCCCCTTATCGCTCGACCTCCATCATCGAGTTCTGGCGCCGCTGGCATATCACGCTGTCGACGTTCCTGCGTGATTACCTGTACATACCCTTGGGCGGCAACCGCAAGGGGCCGGTCCTTCGCTATGTCAACTTGTTGATCACGATGTTGCTTGGCGGGCTTTGGCATGGTGCGAACTGGACATTCATCGTCTGGGGTGCATTGCATGGTTTCTATTTGATCATCAATCACGCGCTTCGGACGGTGTTCGGAGAGCACGGCGGGCTTCCGCGCAAGCTGGCGGGATGGGTGGCAACATCACTGGCGGTCATCGTGGCATGGGTTGTATTCCGTGCAAATACGCTGGAAAGTGCCTTGCTGATTCTGCAGGCAATGCTGCACGGGACTGCGGCCTCCTCGGTGGATGCTGCCTGGCTCGGGGTCGACCGCATCATGCCGATGACCGAATGCCTGTGGTGGCTGGCCGGCTGCACCGCCATCGTGCTGTTGCTGCCCAACGCATACCAGTTGCTCGGGCGTGGCGAGTTGCCTGCGATGGAGCAACGCCTCCAGGGGCCGCGTGGAGGTTTGCTGATAGGCGTGCTGTTGGCAGTGTCGTTGCTGCTGCTGGCAATCAGTGAAACACGCGGTGTTTCCGAATTCCTTTACTTTAATTTCTGA
- a CDS encoding enoyl-CoA hydratase family protein, translated as MKYLQGQPHALPGHRTTLAGYAARHFLFAVEEGVATVTLNRPERKNPLTFDSYAELRDLFRALAHADDVKAVVIAGAGDDFCSGGDVHDIIGPLTQLDMPGLLAFTRMTGDVVKAMRACPQPVIAAVDGICAGAGAMLALASDIRYGTQRSKTAFLFTRVGLAGCDMGACALLPRVIGQGRAAELLFTGRSMSGAEGERWGFFNALHEPASLAQAAQAMARNLAQGPTFAHGMTKKMLQQEWNMGVDEAIEAEAQAQAICMATNDFHRAYHAFVAKQKPAFEGD; from the coding sequence ATGAAATACCTGCAGGGGCAGCCGCATGCGCTGCCCGGTCACCGCACCACACTGGCCGGCTACGCGGCGCGGCACTTCCTGTTCGCGGTGGAAGAGGGCGTGGCCACGGTCACGCTGAACCGACCGGAACGCAAGAATCCGCTCACGTTCGACTCGTATGCCGAACTGCGCGACCTGTTCCGCGCGCTGGCCCATGCCGACGACGTGAAGGCCGTGGTGATTGCCGGCGCCGGCGATGACTTCTGCTCGGGCGGCGACGTGCACGACATTATCGGCCCGCTGACGCAACTCGACATGCCGGGCCTGCTGGCCTTTACGCGCATGACGGGCGACGTGGTGAAGGCCATGCGCGCATGCCCGCAGCCGGTCATTGCGGCGGTCGACGGCATCTGCGCCGGCGCCGGTGCGATGCTGGCTCTCGCGTCCGACATCCGCTACGGCACGCAGCGCAGCAAGACGGCATTCCTGTTCACCCGCGTCGGCCTGGCGGGCTGCGACATGGGGGCCTGCGCGCTGCTGCCACGCGTGATCGGCCAGGGGCGCGCCGCCGAGCTGCTGTTCACGGGGCGGTCGATGTCTGGCGCGGAAGGCGAACGGTGGGGATTCTTCAATGCGCTGCACGAACCGGCATCGCTGGCCCAGGCCGCGCAGGCGATGGCGCGCAACCTGGCGCAAGGGCCTACCTTTGCCCATGGCATGACAAAGAAAATGCTGCAGCAGGAGTGGAACATGGGTGTCGACGAGGCGATCGAGGCGGAAGCGCAGGCGCAGGCCATCTGCATGGCCACCAACGACTTCCACCGCGCCTACCACGCGTTCGTGGCGAAACAGAAACCGGCGTTCGAAGGGGATTGA
- a CDS encoding alginate O-acetyltransferase AlgX-related protein — MLLALLGMEGVLRCLPVNSGIRMANTTPELPFARYVPRQPFQYSFGWAMDNARSGVTNAVGIVNSRDPADGANALVIGDSYIEAFMVHYPETVQGRLDAALGKVYSVGMSGNGLADSLAIAQYYVPRIHPKTVVMFVEPFDLSLIDQKTGRGHSHFVFEPDGVSLEQMSYVEPGSKRIVLRSSLLLYTYYNLKLQEFRIGAPKAGAAQQVDPLRVKRRDAALGYYLAQLQALQRAHGTRFVFLVDGDRGALYSPKTRRNWQHDDRAILLRALKAHDFAVTDMQPVFEQHWRNYHERMDFLPTDGHWNKVGHKLAADALLEQLR, encoded by the coding sequence ATGCTGCTGGCACTGCTCGGAATGGAAGGTGTGCTGCGCTGCCTGCCAGTGAACTCTGGCATCAGAATGGCCAACACGACGCCAGAGCTGCCTTTTGCCCGGTATGTGCCGCGCCAGCCTTTCCAATACTCGTTTGGCTGGGCGATGGACAATGCCAGGTCTGGTGTCACGAACGCCGTGGGGATCGTAAATTCCCGTGACCCGGCGGATGGGGCCAATGCGCTGGTCATCGGCGACAGCTATATCGAAGCCTTCATGGTGCATTATCCGGAAACGGTGCAGGGGCGCCTGGATGCGGCGCTGGGCAAGGTCTACTCGGTGGGCATGTCCGGCAATGGCCTGGCAGATTCACTGGCAATTGCCCAATACTATGTTCCGCGAATTCATCCTAAAACAGTTGTGATGTTCGTGGAGCCGTTCGATCTGAGCTTGATTGATCAAAAAACGGGGCGCGGCCATAGTCATTTCGTATTCGAACCCGATGGCGTGTCGCTCGAGCAGATGTCCTATGTCGAGCCCGGCAGTAAGCGCATCGTGCTGCGCTCCTCACTCCTGCTCTATACCTATTACAACTTGAAACTGCAGGAATTCCGGATTGGAGCGCCAAAGGCGGGAGCAGCCCAGCAGGTTGATCCATTGCGTGTGAAGCGGCGCGATGCCGCGCTCGGCTATTATCTGGCGCAATTGCAAGCGTTGCAGCGTGCGCACGGAACGCGCTTTGTTTTCCTCGTCGATGGTGATCGCGGCGCACTCTATTCCCCGAAGACGCGCCGCAACTGGCAGCATGACGATCGCGCCATCCTTCTCCGCGCACTGAAGGCACACGATTTTGCTGTTACTGACATGCAACCCGTATTTGAGCAACATTGGCGCAACTATCACGAGCGAATGGACTTCCTGCCAACCGACGGACACTGGAACAAGGTGGGGCATAAGCTGGCCGCGGACGCCCTGCTCGAACAACTGCGCTGA